In Deinococcus aestuarii, one genomic interval encodes:
- a CDS encoding monovalent cation/H+ antiporter complex subunit F translates to MIVDLALGIVTLSVLLVTYRVLRGPSWGDRIMAFDFLSVNLVVLFTLIAVKTRLLVTLDAAIVLSLLGFLSTVALTRYLLVGRVMR, encoded by the coding sequence ATGATCGTTGATCTCGCGCTCGGCATCGTCACCCTGTCCGTCCTGCTCGTCACCTACCGCGTGCTGCGCGGGCCTTCCTGGGGCGACCGCATCATGGCCTTCGACTTCCTGAGCGTGAATCTGGTCGTGCTGTTCACCCTGATCGCCGTCAAGACCCGGCTGCTCGTCACGCTCGACGCCGCCATCGTGCTCAGCCTGCTGGGCTTTTTGTCCACGGTGGCGCTGACGCGGTATCTGCTGGTGGGGCGGGTGATGCGGTGA
- a CDS encoding TerC/Alx family metal homeostasis membrane protein encodes MTLWLGKPAWMWGVFLTLVTALLAFDLGVLGRKRAKGGSQEIGVAESLRLSVFYIAIALAFGGWVWLSLGAESGLAYFTGFAVEKALALDNVFVISVIFAALAVPRHLQHRVLFWGILGVIVLRGVMIGLGAALVSNFDWIMWVFGAFLLLTGVRLLFVKGGHEAPNLERHPVVRMLRRVMPISPKLDGEKFVTRLPDAAGRVRLHATPLLLALLLVEAADLVFAVDSIPAIFAITQDPFIVYTSNIFAILGLRALYFALDALIHRFQALKPALALVLVFIGGKIFYNQFFGKLDPAISLGVTLAILAGGVLVSLWKTRGERARPAA; translated from the coding sequence ATGACCCTGTGGCTCGGCAAACCCGCCTGGATGTGGGGGGTGTTTCTCACGCTCGTCACGGCCCTGCTCGCCTTCGACCTCGGGGTGCTGGGCCGAAAGCGGGCGAAGGGCGGCTCTCAGGAGATCGGCGTGGCCGAGAGCCTGCGGCTGAGCGTCTTTTACATCGCCATCGCGCTCGCCTTCGGCGGCTGGGTGTGGCTCAGCCTGGGGGCGGAGAGCGGGCTGGCGTACTTCACGGGCTTCGCGGTCGAAAAGGCCCTCGCCCTCGACAACGTGTTCGTGATCAGCGTGATCTTCGCGGCGCTCGCCGTGCCCCGCCACCTCCAGCACCGGGTCCTCTTCTGGGGCATCCTCGGCGTGATCGTGCTGCGCGGCGTCATGATCGGGCTGGGCGCGGCCCTGGTGAGTAACTTCGACTGGATCATGTGGGTGTTCGGGGCGTTCTTGCTGCTGACCGGCGTGCGGCTGCTGTTCGTGAAGGGGGGCCATGAGGCGCCCAACCTGGAGCGGCACCCCGTCGTGCGTATGTTGCGCCGCGTCATGCCGATCAGCCCGAAGCTCGACGGCGAGAAGTTCGTGACCCGGCTGCCCGACGCCGCGGGCCGGGTGCGGCTCCACGCCACGCCGCTGCTGCTCGCCCTGCTGCTGGTCGAAGCCGCCGACCTCGTGTTCGCGGTGGACTCGATTCCGGCGATCTTCGCCATCACCCAAGACCCCTTCATCGTCTACACGAGCAACATCTTCGCCATCCTGGGCCTGCGCGCCCTGTACTTCGCCCTCGACGCCCTGATCCACCGCTTCCAGGCGCTCAAGCCCGCGCTGGCGCTGGTGCTCGTCTTTATCGGCGGCAAGATCTTTTACAACCAGTTCTTCGGCAAGCTCGACCCGGCGATCAGCCTCGGCGTGACGCTCGCCATCCTGGCCGGGGGCGTCCTCGTCAGCCTCTGGAAGACGCGCGGGGAGAGGGCGCGCCCCGCCGCGTAG
- a CDS encoding YIP1 family protein, giving the protein MTTPPSPVQATLTDMFSQSSTVLTRPGPQTFELFERRGGTRQAFLYVLLAALVSAVIAAIFAPFHADTTVIGQFITRLILIPLQFAVFTGAVYLIGKHLFRGTGTYPEVAYSFALFFVPLSILGTVLGIIPILGWLVGILISAAMIFYGFLAVGSSMNLHDATKAAVTLILSGIAYWAVGGLLLGLVLAPFTR; this is encoded by the coding sequence ATGACGACTCCTCCCTCGCCCGTCCAGGCGACGCTCACCGACATGTTCTCGCAGAGTTCGACCGTCCTCACCCGGCCCGGGCCCCAGACCTTCGAGCTGTTCGAGCGGCGGGGCGGAACCCGGCAGGCCTTTCTCTACGTGCTGCTGGCCGCGCTCGTCTCGGCCGTCATCGCCGCGATCTTCGCGCCCTTCCACGCGGACACCACCGTGATCGGGCAGTTCATCACCCGCCTGATCCTGATCCCCCTCCAGTTCGCCGTGTTCACCGGGGCGGTGTACCTGATCGGTAAGCACCTCTTCCGGGGCACCGGCACCTATCCGGAGGTGGCCTACTCCTTCGCCCTCTTCTTCGTGCCGCTGAGCATTCTCGGCACCGTGCTGGGCATCATTCCCATCCTGGGCTGGCTGGTCGGCATCCTGATCTCGGCCGCGATGATCTTCTACGGCTTCCTGGCGGTGGGGTCGAGCATGAACCTGCACGACGCCACCAAGGCCGCCGTCACGCTGATCCTCTCGGGGATCGCGTACTGGGCAGTGGGCGGCCTGCTGCTGGGACTGGTCCTCGCGCCCTTCACCCGTTAG
- a CDS encoding nucleotide pyrophosphohydrolase: MSLTFAEASERVDAYISQFEEGYFPPLLMLARLTEETGEIARVLAHQHGKTPKPGEESGDLEMELADLLFVMVCLANERGLSLERGFTRMMEKVETRDATRWTKKQPGE, encoded by the coding sequence ATGAGTCTGACCTTTGCCGAGGCGAGTGAACGGGTGGACGCCTACATCTCCCAGTTCGAGGAGGGGTACTTCCCGCCCCTGCTGATGCTCGCCCGGCTGACCGAGGAGACCGGGGAAATCGCCCGCGTCCTGGCCCACCAGCACGGCAAGACGCCCAAGCCCGGCGAGGAAAGCGGCGACCTGGAGATGGAACTCGCCGACCTCCTCTTCGTGATGGTCTGCCTCGCCAACGAGCGCGGCCTGAGCCTGGAGCGCGGGTTCACGCGGATGATGGAGAAAGTCGAGACGCGCGACGCGACCCGCTGGACGAAAAAGCAGCCCGGCGAGTGA
- the era gene encoding GTPase Era, translating to MTDPMPSPESGEATTSHDTHSGFVAIIGKPNVGKSTLLNAFLGTKVAPTSPRPQTTRRGVRGIYTTETRQIVFVDTPGLHKPKDALGKYMNQEVQGALADVDAILWVVDLRRPPSDEDALVARQVRDLPKPLFLVGNKTDAAKYPDEAMKLYRALLEGRTGETQETTLSAQNNPAAVATLREQLLDVLPENPFFFPNSGASDQTREQWAAEIIREEAMKKLREELPYSVATRVNGWTEREDGLVRIEGEIVVEKNAHKGMVIGAGGKQLREIGQAARKQLEVFLNRKVFLGLEVIVIPGWREDEEALRELGYE from the coding sequence ATGACCGACCCCATGCCCTCCCCCGAATCCGGCGAGGCGACCACCTCCCATGACACACACAGCGGCTTCGTCGCCATCATCGGCAAGCCGAACGTGGGCAAGAGCACGCTGCTCAACGCCTTTCTGGGCACCAAGGTCGCCCCCACCAGCCCGCGCCCCCAGACGACGAGGCGCGGCGTGCGCGGCATCTACACGACCGAGACCCGGCAGATCGTCTTCGTGGACACGCCGGGCCTGCACAAGCCCAAAGACGCCCTGGGCAAGTACATGAACCAGGAGGTCCAGGGGGCACTCGCCGACGTGGACGCCATCCTCTGGGTCGTGGACCTGCGCCGCCCCCCCTCAGACGAGGACGCACTCGTCGCCCGGCAGGTGCGTGACCTTCCCAAGCCCCTTTTCCTGGTGGGCAACAAGACGGACGCCGCCAAGTACCCCGACGAGGCGATGAAGCTCTACCGGGCGCTGCTGGAGGGCCGCACGGGCGAGACGCAGGAGACGACGCTCAGCGCGCAGAACAACCCGGCGGCGGTCGCCACGCTGCGCGAGCAACTACTCGACGTGCTGCCCGAAAATCCCTTCTTCTTCCCGAACTCGGGGGCGTCTGACCAGACGCGCGAGCAGTGGGCCGCCGAGATCATCCGCGAGGAGGCGATGAAGAAGCTGCGCGAGGAATTGCCCTACTCGGTCGCCACCCGCGTGAACGGCTGGACCGAGCGCGAGGACGGCCTCGTCCGCATCGAGGGCGAGATCGTCGTCGAGAAAAACGCCCACAAGGGCATGGTGATCGGCGCGGGCGGCAAGCAACTGCGCGAGATCGGCCAGGCGGCGAGAAAGCAGCTCGAAGTCTTCCTCAACCGCAAGGTCTTCCTGGGCCTGGAGGTCATCGTGATCCCCGGCTGGCGCGAGGACGAGGAGGCGCTGCGGGAACTGGGGTACGAGTAA
- a CDS encoding Nudix hydrolase gives MQYDQRFDVPVTLRSAGVVVINDRDEVLLVCEHKPGSRGLWHIPAGGVEEGENPQDTAVREAYEETGLTVRPVGLLNTLLGRMPDGPLILRFAWLAEVVGDADAPAPLPAFAGEVKKARFFTRGEFDGLYDRGAIRMYHTRVFVDTAYAMREARGKAGA, from the coding sequence GTGCAGTACGACCAGAGGTTCGACGTGCCCGTGACGTTGCGTTCGGCGGGTGTGGTCGTGATCAACGACCGGGACGAGGTGCTCCTCGTCTGCGAGCACAAGCCGGGCAGCCGGGGCCTGTGGCACATCCCCGCCGGAGGGGTGGAAGAGGGCGAGAACCCGCAGGACACGGCGGTGCGGGAGGCGTACGAGGAGACGGGCCTGACCGTGCGGCCCGTGGGGCTCCTCAATACCCTCCTGGGCCGGATGCCCGACGGCCCCCTCATCCTGCGTTTCGCGTGGCTGGCGGAGGTCGTGGGCGATGCGGACGCACCCGCCCCCTTGCCTGCCTTCGCCGGAGAGGTCAAGAAGGCCCGCTTCTTCACCCGCGGCGAGTTCGACGGGCTGTACGACCGGGGAGCAATCCGCATGTACCACACAAGGGTTTTCGTGGACACGGCGTACGCGATGCGGGAGGCGAGGGGAAAGGCGGGAGCCTGA
- a CDS encoding DUF4384 domain-containing protein: MRTAFLLGSLALGLSACTVSVRSNAGLVGGNLIANVRPDRGEGGSYFVGDPVRIAVTTRAAGYVTLVALQPNGFASTLVRNVYVNPGTTVFPRPQDGVTYNVAPPRGLQRVRVIFTRVRPTSDIVLSGVYSGERLNLATNQYLTPYAPADRDVQETYFYIR; encoded by the coding sequence ATGCGCACCGCATTTCTGCTCGGCTCGTTGGCCCTGGGGCTCAGCGCCTGCACCGTCTCCGTCCGGTCGAACGCCGGTCTGGTGGGGGGCAACCTGATTGCGAACGTGCGTCCCGACCGGGGCGAGGGCGGCAGCTACTTCGTGGGCGATCCCGTGCGCATCGCCGTCACCACGCGCGCCGCCGGGTACGTGACGCTGGTGGCCCTCCAGCCCAACGGGTTCGCCAGCACCCTGGTCCGCAACGTCTACGTGAACCCCGGCACCACCGTCTTTCCCCGCCCGCAAGACGGCGTGACCTACAACGTGGCCCCGCCGCGCGGTCTCCAGCGCGTCCGGGTGATCTTCACCCGCGTGCGGCCGACCTCGGACATCGTGCTCAGCGGCGTGTACAGCGGTGAGCGCCTGAATCTCGCCACCAACCAGTACCTGACCCCGTACGCCCCCGCCGACCGGGACGTGCAGGAGACGTACTTCTACATTCGGTAA
- a CDS encoding SDR family NAD(P)-dependent oxidoreductase, whose translation MTAPTPRPGPPTALVTGASGGIGEEIARHLASRGANLILVARREEQLRALADELGARHGVHALPLALDLTRPGAGAWLEGELASRGLTVDLLVNNAGFGGYGEFHTQDPGEIARMVQVNVVALTDLSRRFLPGMVERRRGRVLNVASTAAFQPGPLMAVYYATKAYVLSLSEALNEEVRGTGVSVTALCPGPVETGFQDTAKLGQSRLLQGPARATMLSAGEVARQGVEAMLSGQAVVVPGRLNRLQTLAPRLLPRGVMTRIIGGVQARRK comes from the coding sequence ATGACGGCCCCCACCCCCCGGCCCGGCCCCCCGACCGCCCTCGTCACCGGCGCGAGCGGCGGCATCGGCGAGGAGATCGCCCGGCACCTCGCCTCCAGGGGCGCGAACCTGATCCTGGTGGCCCGCCGCGAGGAGCAGTTGCGGGCGCTGGCCGACGAGCTGGGAGCCCGGCACGGCGTCCACGCCCTCCCCCTTGCGCTCGACCTGACCCGGCCGGGCGCGGGCGCGTGGCTGGAGGGCGAACTCGCCTCGCGCGGGCTGACGGTGGACCTGCTCGTCAACAACGCGGGCTTCGGCGGCTACGGCGAGTTCCACACCCAGGACCCCGGTGAGATCGCGCGGATGGTGCAGGTGAACGTCGTCGCCCTGACCGACCTGAGCCGCCGCTTCCTGCCCGGCATGGTGGAGCGCCGCCGGGGCCGGGTGCTCAACGTCGCCAGCACCGCCGCCTTCCAGCCGGGGCCGCTGATGGCCGTGTACTACGCGACCAAAGCCTACGTGCTCAGCCTGTCGGAAGCCCTGAACGAGGAAGTGCGCGGCACGGGCGTCTCGGTCACCGCCCTCTGTCCCGGCCCGGTCGAGACGGGTTTTCAGGACACCGCCAAGCTGGGGCAGAGTCGGCTGCTCCAGGGTCCCGCCCGCGCCACCATGCTGAGTGCCGGGGAGGTCGCCCGGCAGGGGGTGGAGGCCATGCTCTCCGGGCAGGCGGTCGTCGTGCCGGGGCGGCTCAACCGGCTCCAGACGCTCGCGCCCCGCCTCCTGCCGCGCGGCGTGATGACCCGGATCATCGGGGGCGTGCAGGCGCGCAGGAAGTGA
- a CDS encoding transglutaminase family protein codes for MRCEIRHITEYRYPKPAWDSFNEVRLHPSREARQSVRSFHLSVEPEADIASYKDYFGAIVHHVHVHEPHTTLKIEAQAIVDTHPVPPPPPISFGALRGACGAHTEFLVASPRVPAGNWAAVFGVATPDSGDDLPGFLMDLTTTLYRRFRYDTRATTVSTPLAEFATHGRGVCQDFTHAMLGIVRGLGIPGRYVSGYLYSGGELVGAEATHAWVECFLPGFGWLGYDPTNNCLARERHVKIGHGREYSDVSPVRGTYYGGGRGELDVEVRVYGAR; via the coding sequence ATGCGCTGCGAAATCCGCCACATCACCGAGTACCGCTACCCCAAACCCGCCTGGGACTCCTTCAACGAGGTGCGGCTGCACCCGTCCCGCGAGGCGCGCCAGAGCGTGCGCTCGTTTCACCTCTCCGTCGAGCCCGAGGCCGACATCGCCTCGTACAAGGACTATTTCGGGGCCATCGTCCACCACGTCCACGTCCACGAGCCGCACACCACCCTCAAGATCGAGGCCCAGGCCATCGTGGACACCCACCCCGTGCCCCCGCCCCCGCCGATCTCCTTCGGCGCCCTGCGGGGCGCGTGCGGAGCCCACACCGAGTTCCTCGTCGCCAGCCCGCGCGTGCCCGCCGGGAACTGGGCGGCAGTCTTCGGGGTTGCCACGCCCGATTCCGGCGACGACCTCCCCGGCTTCCTGATGGACCTCACCACCACGCTCTATCGCCGCTTCCGGTACGACACGCGGGCGACCACGGTGAGCACGCCCCTCGCCGAGTTCGCCACCCACGGGCGCGGGGTGTGCCAGGACTTCACCCACGCGATGCTGGGCATCGTGCGGGGGCTGGGCATTCCGGGGCGGTATGTCAGCGGCTACCTGTACTCGGGCGGCGAGCTGGTGGGCGCGGAGGCGACCCACGCCTGGGTCGAGTGCTTCCTGCCCGGCTTCGGCTGGCTGGGCTACGACCCCACCAACAATTGCCTCGCCCGCGAGCGGCACGTCAAGATCGGTCACGGGCGCGAGTACAGCGACGTCTCCCCCGTGCGCGGCACCTACTACGGCGGCGGGCGCGGGGAACTCGACGTGGAGGTGCGGGTGTACGGCGCCCGCTGA
- a CDS encoding YfiT family bacillithiol transferase produces the protein MPDPSSTDPRYPLGPMPQPLTLTPEERAEAVAAIRALPGELRGAALGLSASQLDTPYREGGWTVRQVVHHVADSHMNAVVRLKLALTEDRPTIKPYEEGLWAELADMRLPLEPSLDLLDGLHTRWAAVLASLTPEDWTREWTHPEHGHTFTVDTLGAMYAWHGRHHIAHVTGLRLRQGW, from the coding sequence GTGCCCGACCCCTCCTCAACGGACCCCCGGTATCCCCTCGGCCCGATGCCCCAGCCCCTCACGCTCACGCCGGAGGAGCGGGCCGAGGCCGTCGCCGCCATCCGCGCCCTGCCCGGCGAACTGCGCGGCGCCGCCCTGGGCCTCTCCGCCTCCCAACTCGACACCCCGTACCGCGAGGGGGGCTGGACGGTGCGGCAGGTCGTCCACCACGTCGCCGACAGCCATATGAACGCCGTGGTGCGTCTCAAACTCGCCCTCACCGAGGACCGCCCGACGATCAAGCCCTACGAGGAGGGGCTGTGGGCCGAACTCGCCGACATGCGGCTGCCCCTCGAGCCGAGCCTCGACCTGCTCGACGGACTGCACACACGCTGGGCGGCGGTGCTTGCGAGCCTCACCCCGGAGGACTGGACGCGTGAATGGACCCACCCGGAGCACGGGCACACCTTCACGGTGGACACCCTGGGGGCGATGTACGCCTGGCACGGGCGGCACCACATCGCGCACGTCACCGGGCTGCGGCTGCGGCAGGGCTGGTAA
- a CDS encoding circularly permuted type 2 ATP-grasp protein, whose product MKYEPGSRFFDEMVTPGGTVRPHYQGIREYLAAQGVEEFGRRHRLLDLAFRNQGITFTVYGDAQGTERTFPFDPVPRVIPASEWAHLEAGLTQRVRALNAFLGDIYSQAQILGDGVIPSELVYTSAHFRREVHGIKVPLGLYTHIVGTDLIRDEHGEYLVLEDNLRSPSGVSYLLANRQAMTRIYPGMFRGQGVRPVGHYATALLHLLQSLSPRENGTVVVLTPGMYNSAYFEHAYLAQQMGVELVEGRDLFVDAGRVWMRTTGGRRQVDVIYRRVDDDFLDPLTFRPDSALGVAGLVEVYRQGRVAVANAIGTGVADDKAVYAYVPEMIRYYLNEAPLLGNVPTYLGWNPDHLEYMLAHADELVFKGVGEAGGYGMLLGPYATREEVEAYLVKVRAAPREFIAQPVVGLSRHPTFYPDSGEFEPAHVDLRPYILCGQEVTIVPGGLTRVALRRGSLVVNSSQGGGSKDTWVLDHDGRATPQGMSQLMHGSAPMNVQAQSQYQGGFEPGTSTQSQFQSSGAQTQGQSQSQSGGGTQTQSQTQGAPSVGTPPPPDAPGQHSFQQELEKDELDTTQGEDR is encoded by the coding sequence ATGAAGTACGAGCCGGGCAGCAGGTTCTTCGACGAGATGGTGACGCCAGGCGGCACGGTGCGGCCCCACTACCAGGGCATCCGGGAGTACCTCGCCGCGCAGGGGGTCGAGGAGTTCGGGCGCAGGCACCGCCTCCTCGACCTCGCCTTTCGCAACCAGGGCATCACCTTCACCGTGTACGGCGACGCGCAGGGCACCGAGCGCACCTTCCCCTTCGACCCCGTGCCGCGCGTCATCCCGGCCTCGGAGTGGGCCCACCTGGAGGCCGGGCTCACCCAGCGGGTGCGGGCGCTGAACGCTTTTCTGGGCGATATCTATTCCCAGGCCCAGATTCTCGGCGACGGGGTGATCCCCAGTGAGCTCGTCTACACCTCGGCCCACTTCCGCCGCGAGGTCCACGGGATCAAGGTGCCCCTCGGCCTGTACACCCACATCGTCGGCACCGACCTGATCCGCGACGAACACGGGGAGTACCTCGTGCTGGAGGACAACCTACGCTCGCCCAGCGGGGTGTCGTACCTCCTCGCCAACCGGCAGGCGATGACGCGCATCTACCCCGGCATGTTCCGGGGACAGGGGGTGCGCCCGGTCGGGCACTACGCGACCGCCCTCCTGCACCTGCTCCAGTCGCTCAGCCCGCGCGAGAACGGGACGGTCGTGGTGCTCACGCCGGGAATGTACAACTCCGCCTACTTCGAGCACGCCTACCTCGCCCAGCAGATGGGCGTCGAACTCGTCGAGGGCCGCGACCTCTTCGTGGACGCCGGGCGGGTGTGGATGCGCACCACCGGGGGCCGGCGGCAGGTGGACGTGATCTACCGCCGGGTGGACGACGACTTCCTCGACCCGCTGACCTTCCGGCCCGACTCGGCGCTGGGGGTCGCCGGGCTCGTCGAGGTCTACCGCCAGGGCCGGGTCGCCGTCGCCAACGCCATCGGGACGGGGGTGGCAGACGACAAGGCCGTGTACGCCTACGTGCCCGAGATGATCCGCTACTACCTGAACGAGGCACCCCTGCTCGGCAACGTCCCCACCTACCTGGGCTGGAACCCGGATCACCTGGAGTACATGCTCGCCCACGCGGACGAACTCGTCTTCAAGGGCGTCGGCGAGGCGGGCGGGTACGGGATGCTGCTGGGGCCCTACGCCACCCGCGAGGAGGTGGAGGCGTACCTCGTGAAGGTGCGCGCCGCGCCGCGCGAGTTCATCGCCCAGCCCGTCGTGGGCCTCAGCCGCCACCCCACCTTCTACCCCGATTCGGGCGAGTTCGAGCCCGCGCACGTGGACCTGCGGCCCTACATCCTGTGCGGGCAGGAGGTCACCATCGTGCCGGGGGGGCTGACGCGGGTGGCGCTGCGGCGGGGCTCCCTCGTCGTGAATTCCAGCCAGGGGGGCGGGAGCAAGGACACCTGGGTCCTCGACCACGACGGGCGGGCGACCCCGCAGGGGATGAGCCAGCTCATGCACGGCAGCGCGCCGATGAACGTCCAGGCGCAAAGCCAGTACCAGGGGGGCTTCGAGCCGGGGACCTCCACGCAGAGCCAGTTTCAGTCGAGCGGCGCCCAGACCCAGGGCCAGAGTCAGTCTCAGTCGGGCGGGGGCACCCAGACCCAGAGCCAGACGCAGGGCGCACCGTCGGTCGGCACCCCGCCGCCACCGGACGCGCCCGGCCAGCACTCCTTCCAGCAGGAACTGGAAAAGGACGAACTCGACACCACCCAAGGGGAGGACCGCTGA
- a CDS encoding Na+/H+ antiporter subunit E, producing the protein MRGLTLNFLLAGVWALFAGAVNLRELSVGFLLGFAILSVFPRALATHEYVRRVLAGLGFVGFFLRELTLANVQVAVFALRPHPPLNPMIVAVPLRLRGEGALTFLAATIGLMPGTVVLGFNADRRVLYAHAIGTPDARTARESILRVEERLLRVLLATPPRLEVEAHDR; encoded by the coding sequence ATGAGGGGGCTGACCCTCAACTTTCTCCTCGCCGGGGTGTGGGCGCTTTTCGCCGGGGCCGTCAACCTGCGGGAACTCAGCGTCGGCTTCCTGCTGGGCTTTGCCATCCTGAGCGTCTTTCCGCGCGCCCTCGCCACCCACGAGTACGTGCGCCGCGTGCTGGCCGGGCTGGGCTTCGTGGGCTTTTTCCTGCGCGAACTCACGCTGGCGAACGTGCAGGTGGCCGTCTTCGCCCTGCGGCCCCACCCGCCCCTGAATCCGATGATCGTGGCCGTGCCGCTGCGGCTGCGGGGGGAGGGTGCGCTGACGTTCCTGGCCGCCACCATCGGCCTGATGCCCGGCACCGTCGTGCTGGGGTTCAACGCCGACCGCCGCGTCCTGTACGCCCACGCCATCGGGACCCCCGACGCCCGGACCGCCCGCGAGTCCATCCTGAGGGTGGAAGAGCGGCTGCTGCGTGTCCTGCTCGCCACGCCCCCCCGCCTGGAGGTGGAGGCCCATGATCGTTGA
- the mnhG gene encoding monovalent cation/H(+) antiporter subunit G has product MADFHPWRDIPILIGAFFVLTAAVGVVRFPDLYARLHASSKLVTLGSAGIFLGVAFELADSAAFTRLAAVLLFQFLTTPLTAYLIAQAAYLRGLTPQLGGGPDEWGALGQADRVAQADREAQRSLRAEEA; this is encoded by the coding sequence GTGGCTGACTTCCACCCCTGGCGGGACATCCCGATCCTGATCGGGGCGTTTTTCGTGCTGACCGCCGCCGTGGGGGTGGTGCGCTTTCCCGACCTGTACGCGCGGCTGCACGCGAGCAGCAAGCTCGTGACGCTGGGGTCGGCGGGCATCTTCCTGGGGGTGGCCTTCGAGCTCGCCGACTCGGCGGCCTTTACCCGGCTCGCCGCCGTGCTGCTCTTCCAGTTCCTGACCACGCCGCTCACCGCGTACCTGATCGCGCAGGCCGCCTACCTGCGGGGCCTCACCCCCCAGCTTGGCGGCGGCCCCGACGAGTGGGGGGCGCTGGGACAGGCCGACAGAGTTGCGCAGGCCGACCGGGAAGCGCAGCGGTCGCTGAGGGCCGAGGAGGCGTGA
- a CDS encoding alpha-E domain-containing protein, protein MLLLSRLAENLFWIGRYVERAENTARLLNVNYYATLEMTGRMREHWAPLLELTGGEGRLREKYGRVDARSVSAWLAFDQGNPASIASSVLRARENARGLRDRIPSEMWEALNRTYLNVCFQNEGVIDSDGLFEFCASARDASQFFFGIAFATLPRDEGWSFLRAGQMLERGDNVIRVLQTHYRVLDGQAQGDPAQRAVQDQRWVSVLKGASAYEAYRKRVHSGIDPARIGEFLLLDEYFPRSVRYSAENLHDALTQIDRWHPGAHPEILRLSRWLVARLQFTGVEDILEREDPGLDELLGDINRVGAAINAAYFQQE, encoded by the coding sequence ATGCTGCTGCTTTCCCGCCTCGCGGAGAACCTGTTCTGGATCGGGCGGTATGTCGAGCGCGCGGAGAACACCGCCCGGCTGCTGAACGTCAACTACTACGCCACCCTGGAGATGACGGGGCGGATGCGCGAACACTGGGCGCCCCTGCTCGAGCTGACGGGGGGCGAGGGGCGGCTGCGCGAGAAGTACGGTCGGGTGGACGCCCGCTCGGTCAGCGCGTGGCTGGCCTTTGACCAGGGCAACCCGGCGAGCATCGCCTCAAGTGTGCTGCGCGCCCGCGAGAACGCGCGGGGCCTGCGCGACCGCATCCCCTCGGAGATGTGGGAGGCCCTCAACCGCACCTACCTCAACGTCTGCTTCCAGAACGAGGGGGTCATCGACAGCGACGGGCTCTTCGAGTTCTGCGCCTCGGCGCGCGACGCCTCGCAGTTTTTCTTCGGAATTGCCTTCGCCACCCTCCCACGCGACGAGGGGTGGTCCTTCCTGCGCGCCGGGCAGATGCTCGAACGCGGGGACAACGTGATTCGCGTGCTCCAGACCCACTACCGGGTGCTGGACGGGCAGGCGCAGGGCGACCCGGCGCAGCGCGCGGTGCAAGACCAGCGCTGGGTGAGCGTCCTGAAGGGGGCGAGCGCCTACGAGGCCTACCGCAAGCGAGTGCACAGCGGCATCGACCCCGCCCGCATCGGCGAGTTCTTGCTGCTCGACGAATACTTCCCGCGCAGCGTGCGCTACAGCGCCGAGAACCTGCACGACGCCCTCACGCAGATTGACCGCTGGCATCCCGGCGCGCACCCCGAGATCTTGCGCCTCTCGCGCTGGCTGGTCGCCCGGCTTCAATTCACGGGCGTGGAGGACATTCTGGAGCGGGAGGACCCGGGCCTGGACGAGTTGCTGGGCGACATCAACCGGGTGGGCGCGGCGATCAACGCGGCGTACTTCCAGCAGGAATGA